A genomic segment from Spongiibacter sp. IMCC21906 encodes:
- a CDS encoding LysR family transcriptional regulator, whose product MNLSRIDLNLLVYLDVLLREKNVTRASEQLGITQPALSNGLRRLRDLFNDPLLVRTSEGMTPTERALELQPQVRNILASVEQAVLPVSAFNVADSSRIFRVMASDYAESTLLTQLLFRLRDEAPNVTLDILTPSDVTFQDLEQGKIDMALNRFDRLPQSFHQATVWRDNFSCLMSKDNPAAQHFDMDAFLAAPHIWVSKTGMGVGRGMSQRDSQRLGWVDEALAEFGHERQIRVFTRHYQVAALLARHQDLIVTLPSQMARLYVEDTHLVERKPPFMIIPIELKLAWSPLLQHDPGHIWLRRRIVDIGQEIIANSQV is encoded by the coding sequence ATGAATTTATCCCGTATCGATCTTAATTTACTGGTCTACCTCGATGTATTGCTGCGGGAGAAGAATGTTACCCGTGCTTCCGAGCAGTTGGGTATTACCCAGCCTGCTTTGAGTAATGGTTTGCGGCGGCTGCGTGACTTATTCAATGACCCTTTGCTGGTGCGTACCAGCGAGGGCATGACACCGACTGAGCGGGCGTTGGAATTGCAGCCGCAGGTTAGAAATATTTTGGCCTCGGTGGAGCAGGCGGTATTGCCGGTCTCGGCGTTTAATGTGGCGGACAGTTCGAGAATTTTCAGGGTTATGGCCAGCGATTATGCTGAGTCCACCTTGCTGACCCAGTTGTTATTTAGGCTTAGAGACGAGGCGCCAAATGTGACGCTGGATATTCTCACGCCCAGTGATGTGACTTTTCAAGATTTGGAACAGGGTAAAATCGATATGGCGTTAAATCGCTTTGATCGGTTGCCCCAGTCATTCCATCAAGCGACGGTATGGCGGGATAATTTTTCTTGTTTGATGAGTAAAGATAATCCCGCTGCGCAGCATTTTGATATGGATGCTTTCCTGGCTGCGCCGCATATTTGGGTAAGTAAGACGGGGATGGGTGTGGGCCGGGGCATGAGCCAGCGCGATTCTCAGCGTCTGGGTTGGGTAGATGAAGCGTTGGCAGAATTTGGCCACGAGCGACAAATTCGGGTATTTACTCGGCATTATCAAGTGGCGGCGCTGTTAGCTCGACATCAAGATTTGATTGTGACCCTGCCTAGTCAAATGGCCCGGCTTTATGTGGAAGATACCCACCTGGTGGAGCGCAAACCGCCGTTTATGATTATCCCTATCGAGCTGAAGTTAGCTTGGAGTCCGCTGTTACAACATGATCCGGGGCACATTTGGTTGCGTCGGCGCATTGTCGATATCGGTCAGGAAATTATTGCTAATTCCCAAGTGTAG
- a CDS encoding sulfotransferase — MTSQTESADAPVMPDPIPFYVNDLLAAATEATGLSDFGDRGFTKGLEILCNSLRNEASLHEGGVIGQGQEILRLLVNRLRYIDDVKRHPEILDEKIEAPIVVAGLPRTGTSKLQRVMSGDPDVQRLEVWRLLNPAPFPGEEAGNPEGRIEFAKFVEDTFRTQFPGWMARHPMEAQEPDEELFIMEMSFESSVSAMLARAPTFREFSVECDPRPTYKILFEMMQYLQWQDGGAKGRPWIMKSPVHVGYLDILFEFFPDATVVHCHRDPVKTVPSFATTIYELRKTTTNDIDAEEVGQEWFEYWASLTDRYLKVRDSLPLDRIVNANFSEICDDPVAVIERIYEKAGRKMTPEAIEGCKNYNESRPAHHWGKYSYTLEEYGLSEDAIKARFSEYLKIFG; from the coding sequence ATGACAAGTCAAACAGAAAGTGCCGATGCTCCAGTAATGCCAGACCCGATTCCGTTTTATGTTAATGATTTACTTGCGGCCGCAACGGAAGCAACAGGGTTGTCTGATTTTGGTGATAGGGGCTTTACCAAAGGTTTGGAGATTCTGTGTAATTCCCTTCGTAATGAGGCAAGCCTTCATGAGGGTGGTGTGATCGGGCAGGGCCAAGAAATTTTACGCTTGTTGGTAAACCGCTTGCGCTATATCGATGATGTAAAACGTCACCCAGAAATTCTCGATGAGAAGATCGAAGCCCCAATTGTGGTGGCAGGTCTGCCTCGAACCGGCACGTCTAAGTTGCAGCGCGTTATGTCAGGCGACCCTGATGTGCAGCGTTTGGAAGTGTGGCGCTTGTTAAATCCCGCACCGTTTCCCGGTGAAGAAGCGGGCAATCCAGAAGGCCGGATCGAGTTTGCGAAATTTGTTGAAGATACTTTTCGAACCCAGTTTCCGGGTTGGATGGCGCGCCACCCCATGGAAGCGCAGGAGCCAGACGAAGAGTTGTTCATCATGGAGATGTCTTTTGAATCATCCGTCTCCGCGATGCTTGCCAGGGCGCCAACTTTCCGGGAGTTTTCAGTAGAGTGCGACCCGCGGCCCACCTACAAAATTTTATTTGAAATGATGCAGTATTTGCAGTGGCAAGATGGTGGAGCGAAAGGTCGGCCATGGATTATGAAGTCGCCGGTACACGTCGGTTACCTCGATATTTTGTTTGAGTTTTTCCCTGATGCAACGGTTGTTCATTGCCATCGTGACCCGGTAAAAACAGTGCCTTCTTTCGCCACGACGATTTATGAGCTGCGCAAAACCACAACCAATGATATTGATGCAGAGGAAGTGGGGCAGGAGTGGTTTGAATACTGGGCATCGTTGACGGACCGCTATTTGAAGGTGCGAGACAGTTTGCCGCTAGACCGTATTGTGAATGCAAACTTTTCAGAAATTTGTGATGACCCTGTGGCCGTTATTGAGCGCATTTATGAAAAGGCTGGGCGAAAAATGACGCCGGAAGCGATTGAGGGCTGCAAAAATTATAACGAGAGTCGCCCTGCTCACCACTGGGGTAAATACAGCTATACCTTAGAGGAATACGGCTTGAGCGAAGACGCGATTAAAGCGCGGTTTTCTGAGTACCTGAAAATTTTTGGCTAA
- a CDS encoding SDR family NAD(P)-dependent oxidoreductase, with protein sequence MSYLEELFSNKGRVALVTGSGSGMGVNFAKALAKSGASVICAARRVDKVEEVAKEINAAGGKAVAFALDIGDSASVKNVFDQAEEAFGPVDILVNNAGQIQFKPFPDVEDDEWSNLINVNLTGTMRMAREFSKRLTPLDKPGSIINITSITGMQTLKNVPCYGSVKAALNQLTKQIAADLFETKIRCNAIAPGYFMTEMVDWYFETEQGQAEVARLPSKRIGDVKELEGTLLLLSSQASSFVNGAVIPVDYGHSIVLA encoded by the coding sequence ATGTCTTATTTAGAAGAGCTTTTTAGTAATAAAGGTCGCGTTGCACTGGTAACGGGTTCGGGTAGTGGTATGGGCGTAAACTTTGCCAAAGCGCTGGCAAAATCAGGTGCAAGCGTTATCTGTGCTGCTCGCCGGGTGGATAAGGTTGAAGAGGTCGCCAAAGAAATTAATGCTGCGGGTGGTAAAGCGGTCGCTTTCGCGCTGGATATCGGTGATTCGGCGAGCGTTAAAAATGTTTTTGATCAAGCCGAAGAAGCATTTGGGCCGGTCGATATTTTGGTTAATAACGCAGGGCAAATTCAGTTTAAGCCTTTTCCTGATGTTGAAGACGATGAGTGGAGTAACCTAATCAATGTAAACTTGACGGGCACTATGCGTATGGCCAGAGAGTTTTCCAAACGGCTTACGCCACTGGATAAGCCGGGCAGCATTATCAATATTACTTCTATCACCGGCATGCAGACCTTAAAAAATGTGCCATGCTACGGCAGTGTAAAAGCGGCCTTGAATCAGCTGACCAAGCAGATTGCGGCGGACCTCTTTGAGACCAAAATTCGGTGTAATGCGATTGCCCCCGGTTATTTCATGACCGAAATGGTGGATTGGTATTTTGAAACCGAGCAGGGCCAGGCGGAAGTGGCAAGATTGCCATCCAAGCGCATTGGTGATGTGAAAGAATTAGAGGGCACCTTATTGTTGCTCAGCAGCCAAGCTTCAAGTTTTGTGAACGGTGCGGTTATTCCGGTTGATTACGGCCACAGCATTGTACTTGCTTAA
- a CDS encoding mannosyl-3-phosphoglycerate phosphatase, which produces MTDTRPDIVFTDLDGTLLDHDDYSFAAASEALALLNSNAVPWIMNTSKTCAELRVLGRQLENTHPFIVENGAAVVGDFPGADDRLGGLPCKRFAPARAEIVTLLEQWREQYKFTFYGFFDLDTKALADIAGLTEEQAALALQRDFSEPINWQDSDERLQQFLGMLEAVGLQALGGGRFIHVMGNTDKGKAMRWLAAQLYPEQTPRIIALGDSGNDVAMLAAADVGVVIRSPHHSAPDIPKPSGRLIYSEEFGPAGWNTAIKALLGGS; this is translated from the coding sequence ATGACTGATACACGTCCTGATATTGTTTTTACCGATTTAGACGGCACCTTGCTGGATCACGACGATTATTCCTTTGCCGCCGCCAGTGAGGCGCTGGCGCTGTTAAATAGCAACGCTGTGCCCTGGATCATGAATACCAGCAAAACCTGTGCGGAATTGCGGGTGCTAGGTCGCCAGTTGGAGAATACGCACCCCTTTATTGTTGAGAATGGCGCTGCCGTGGTGGGGGATTTCCCCGGTGCTGACGACAGACTTGGCGGCTTGCCGTGCAAGCGTTTTGCTCCCGCCAGGGCAGAGATAGTCACGCTGCTTGAACAGTGGCGGGAGCAGTATAAATTCACCTTTTATGGTTTTTTCGATTTAGATACCAAGGCCTTGGCAGATATTGCTGGTTTAACGGAAGAGCAGGCGGCACTGGCCTTGCAGCGGGATTTTTCTGAGCCTATTAATTGGCAAGACAGTGACGAACGCCTGCAACAATTTTTGGGTATGCTGGAGGCGGTCGGTTTACAGGCATTGGGGGGTGGTCGCTTTATCCATGTGATGGGAAATACCGACAAAGGTAAGGCCATGCGTTGGCTGGCAGCGCAACTGTACCCGGAGCAGACGCCGCGGATCATTGCGTTAGGGGACAGTGGCAACGATGTGGCGATGCTAGCGGCTGCCGATGTGGGAGTGGTGATTCGCTCTCCACATCACTCGGCTCCCGATATTCCCAAGCCCTCAGGTAGACTGATTTACAGCGAAGAGTTTGGTCCCGCTGGCTGGAATACGGCAATAAAAGCTTTGTTGGGTGGCTCCTGA
- a CDS encoding TetR/AcrR family transcriptional regulator has translation MQKDTQHQLIRPNDAMRRRPKQGRSIKVVNAIVDAAYRILVEHGRDALSTTSIEVVSGVPKSSIYQYFPNLDAIVFEVYRLVIRKQHLKGYSEFPSDKDLTVMSFIYWLLDWSIEIHREVLEIDKTLLLEHKGFWDAWQELDANIAPDSSTESFIYDKLKSCSDFKPSNNDMLRVHALGRAVQLLVYSLISDNIDFIDDPEFRSTLAKMCYAIFSE, from the coding sequence ATGCAGAAAGACACACAGCACCAGCTTATTCGTCCCAATGACGCCATGCGTCGTCGGCCAAAGCAGGGGCGTTCCATAAAAGTGGTCAATGCCATTGTCGACGCCGCTTATCGTATTCTGGTTGAGCATGGCCGCGATGCCTTATCAACGACCTCTATCGAGGTTGTTTCTGGTGTGCCCAAGTCGTCTATTTATCAATACTTTCCAAATCTTGATGCCATTGTTTTTGAGGTTTACCGCTTAGTTATACGAAAGCAGCATCTCAAAGGTTACAGTGAGTTTCCCAGCGACAAAGACCTTACCGTCATGTCGTTTATTTATTGGTTGCTAGACTGGTCTATTGAAATTCATCGCGAAGTTTTAGAAATTGATAAAACTTTACTGTTGGAGCACAAGGGGTTTTGGGATGCATGGCAAGAGCTTGATGCCAATATCGCGCCCGATAGTTCTACAGAATCGTTTATCTATGACAAGCTAAAATCCTGCTCTGATTTCAAACCCTCCAATAATGATATGCTGCGTGTTCATGCCTTGGGTCGCGCTGTTCAGCTTCTTGTCTATTCGTTAATTAGCGACAATATAGACTTTATTGATGACCCCGAATTCCGCAGTACGCTAGCTAAAATGTGCTACGCCATTTTTTCAGAATAA
- a CDS encoding glycosyl transferase, protein MGDFYQNGVITTLHNLVDRPIAALEKDLESFAKQRPMALVLPSLFSELEGPALAAIIDEIAKVKYIDEIIIGLDQADEAQYRYALKFFSRLPQRHRVLWNDGPRLRAIDERLQNRGISPKEPGKGRNVWFCLGYVLSSGRAEAVALHDCDILTYDRRLLANLFYPVAHPGFSYEFCKGYYARVADGKINGRVSRLLVTPLIRSLKKVFGDLEYLEYLDSYRYPLSGEFSMRKDVLTDLRIPSDWGLEIGVLSEMYRNYSTNKICQIDIADTYDHKHQSLSATDDSGGLSKMSIDISKAIFRKLATNGVVFTNETFRSIKATYFRVALDFVESYRNDAIVNGLDLDLHREEQAVELFAHNIVKAGSTFLENPMETPFIPSWNRVSSAEPSLLADLLAAVEADQEEYS, encoded by the coding sequence ATGGGCGATTTTTATCAAAACGGCGTGATTACGACGCTACATAATTTAGTCGACCGGCCCATTGCGGCTTTAGAAAAAGATCTGGAGAGTTTTGCTAAGCAACGGCCTATGGCCTTGGTGTTGCCGTCGTTGTTCTCAGAGCTGGAGGGACCGGCTCTTGCCGCCATTATCGATGAAATTGCCAAGGTGAAGTACATCGATGAAATTATTATTGGTTTAGATCAAGCTGATGAGGCCCAGTATCGCTATGCGCTGAAGTTTTTTAGCCGCTTACCCCAGCGTCACCGGGTGCTTTGGAATGATGGCCCGCGCCTGCGGGCTATTGATGAACGCTTGCAAAATCGTGGTATTTCGCCAAAGGAGCCGGGAAAAGGCCGCAATGTTTGGTTTTGCTTGGGCTACGTACTTAGCTCGGGTCGTGCCGAAGCCGTCGCGCTGCATGACTGCGATATTCTGACCTATGATCGTCGTTTGTTGGCGAATTTGTTTTATCCAGTGGCGCATCCGGGCTTTAGCTATGAGTTTTGCAAAGGCTATTACGCCAGAGTAGCCGACGGCAAAATCAACGGGCGGGTGAGCCGCTTGTTGGTGACGCCATTAATCCGTTCACTGAAAAAAGTCTTTGGCGACTTGGAATATTTAGAATACCTGGACAGCTACCGTTACCCGTTATCGGGTGAGTTTTCCATGCGTAAAGACGTGTTGACCGACCTGCGCATTCCCAGTGACTGGGGCTTGGAAATTGGGGTGTTGTCAGAGATGTATCGCAACTACTCCACTAACAAAATCTGCCAGATTGATATTGCAGACACCTATGATCACAAGCATCAGTCGTTGTCGGCGACAGATGACAGCGGCGGTCTGTCCAAAATGTCGATTGATATTTCTAAGGCCATTTTTCGCAAGCTCGCTACCAATGGCGTGGTGTTTACTAACGAGACTTTCCGCTCTATTAAAGCGACTTATTTTCGGGTGGCGCTGGATTTTGTCGAGAGCTACCGCAACGACGCTATTGTTAACGGCCTGGATTTAGATTTGCATCGAGAAGAACAGGCCGTGGAGCTGTTTGCTCATAATATTGTTAAGGCGGGGAGTACCTTTCTAGAAAACCCAATGGAAACCCCGTTTATTCCCAGTTGGAACCGGGTTAGCAGTGCTGAGCCTAGTTTGCTGGCCGATTTACTGGCCGCTGTCGAGGCCGATCAGGAGGAGTATAGCTAG
- a CDS encoding DUF1214 domain-containing protein: protein MISYQLENWRASAPLSTESPEIWEALSAAINQLQGIVWDDPRIADEMARAEGVRYLTRLIAGAIPMTMEAWNPEYPSFFTFLSSRIQYGLPATDALYQWAPIHGDYVYRIKGRRGSAHMMDIETREGHFAHIGSWALCDRCSEFECDEDGNLEIVLSKTEQPGNWVKIPDGLGDLIFRQYFYDWVNEEPVQLQISRDGARYPAPPISPKLIAQRTQLLIDWLYNLPAFFAEQVKSYYQDAVNTLRIDEVSIGWAELRYGKACYECEPDEALIIEVVPPEAKYWSIQLYSQYWDARDWNLRQTSVNGFQAVLSDDGVFRAVISHEDPGVVNWLDAANHRTGLLSLRYFRAKTAPVPTIRRVKLSELSSIITDPKLLISVDQRNEVLRERAESVVRRACL, encoded by the coding sequence ATGATCAGTTATCAACTTGAAAATTGGCGTGCTAGCGCGCCTCTCAGTACAGAGTCGCCAGAAATATGGGAGGCGCTGTCAGCCGCTATTAATCAGTTGCAGGGGATAGTCTGGGATGATCCTCGAATAGCCGATGAAATGGCCCGGGCAGAAGGTGTGCGGTATTTAACTCGACTTATTGCCGGTGCAATCCCAATGACGATGGAGGCGTGGAACCCGGAATATCCGAGCTTCTTTACCTTTTTATCCTCTCGTATTCAGTATGGCCTTCCGGCTACCGATGCGCTGTATCAATGGGCGCCGATACATGGCGACTATGTGTATCGTATTAAGGGCCGCCGTGGTTCCGCGCATATGATGGATATAGAAACCCGCGAGGGACATTTTGCGCATATTGGCAGCTGGGCGCTGTGTGATCGCTGCAGTGAATTTGAATGCGATGAGGATGGCAATCTTGAAATTGTGCTGAGCAAAACCGAGCAACCCGGCAACTGGGTGAAAATTCCCGATGGCCTGGGTGATCTTATTTTTCGTCAATATTTTTATGATTGGGTAAACGAAGAGCCGGTACAGCTGCAAATAAGCCGTGACGGAGCGCGTTATCCGGCGCCACCGATCAGTCCAAAACTGATTGCCCAGCGCACACAGTTACTCATCGATTGGTTGTATAACCTGCCCGCATTTTTTGCTGAGCAGGTGAAAAGCTATTACCAAGATGCGGTAAACACCTTGCGAATCGATGAGGTTTCTATTGGTTGGGCAGAGCTGCGTTATGGCAAAGCCTGCTATGAATGTGAGCCGGATGAGGCACTGATAATTGAAGTGGTGCCGCCCGAAGCCAAGTACTGGAGTATTCAACTTTACAGCCAATATTGGGATGCGCGGGACTGGAATCTTCGGCAGACGTCTGTCAATGGCTTTCAGGCAGTGTTGAGTGATGATGGTGTGTTTAGGGCGGTTATTTCCCATGAAGATCCGGGGGTTGTCAATTGGCTGGATGCAGCAAATCATCGCACTGGATTGCTGTCGTTGCGTTATTTTCGGGCCAAGACGGCACCTGTTCCAACGATCCGTCGCGTGAAGTTGTCAGAGCTGTCTTCCATTATCACTGACCCAAAACTTCTTATTTCTGTTGATCAGCGAAATGAGGTGTTGAGAGAACGGGCTGAGTCAGTGGTGAGGCGAGCATGTCTTTAG
- a CDS encoding peptidylprolyl isomerase has product MNIANNCVVAFHYTLTDDEGNELDSSTGKEPLAYLHGHRGIIPGLEKELEGKAAGDAMKVTVQPSEGYGELNPELVQAVPREAFQGVDQIEVGMQFQAQGEGGQAQMVVVKDVNDESVTVDANHPLAGQTLHFDVSVENVREATEEELSHGHVH; this is encoded by the coding sequence ATGAATATTGCGAACAACTGTGTTGTTGCATTTCACTACACACTAACTGATGACGAAGGTAACGAACTCGATTCGTCCACGGGCAAGGAGCCATTGGCCTACCTGCACGGTCATCGTGGCATTATCCCCGGCCTTGAAAAAGAGCTGGAAGGCAAAGCCGCTGGCGATGCGATGAAAGTTACCGTACAACCTAGCGAAGGCTACGGCGAATTAAACCCTGAATTGGTGCAAGCGGTTCCCCGGGAAGCTTTCCAGGGCGTTGACCAAATCGAAGTGGGGATGCAGTTTCAAGCCCAAGGCGAAGGCGGTCAGGCGCAAATGGTTGTGGTGAAAGACGTCAATGACGAAAGCGTCACCGTTGATGCCAACCATCCTCTGGCAGGTCAAACTCTGCATTTTGACGTAAGCGTTGAAAATGTACGCGAAGCGACAGAAGAAGAGTTGTCTCACGGACACGTACATTAA
- a CDS encoding alpha-amylase family glycosyl hydrolase: MDSSPQTHLRQRLHTHLEVLYPELDIAALGEEIISLMYLDQRCFMPEAHKNLWDESSVMVISYGDSILREGEWPLHTLHDFLRKELKGLLSGVHILPFYPYSSDDGFAVINYVEVNPSLGEWQDVSAIARDFDLMADLVINHCSSRSQWFENFKQRKDPGQHYFVEADPQLDYSAVVRPRTSPLLAEVQTLDGKRHVWCTFSHDQVDLNFQNPDVLLEFIRIVRHYLDQGIKIFRLDAVAFLWKVPGTSSLNLDETHEAVRLLRTVIEHAAPDAIIITETNIPLRENLAYFGNANEAHLVYNFSLPPLLLNTLVSGSCRALKSWMMGMPAAQDGTTYFNFIASHDGIGLRPAEGLLSDDELGDLVKLMQESGGKVSWRALGNGENRPYEINISLFDAMRRRMDQGAGSDEDGYQEARFLCAHALMLAIQGLPAFYIHSLLATENDEKRVLHTSHNRSINRHQWQLEELEEKLASSTHHARIFAELKTLIALRAKQPAFHPNAAQYPLHLGDQVFGIRRETRSKDERRSQTILALYNVSAEVQKIPMAELNLGEATCWRDLFSGADVVGDDGHLRLPPYAYCWLEAQY, encoded by the coding sequence GTGGATAGCTCACCCCAGACCCATTTGCGTCAACGCTTGCATACCCATCTTGAGGTTTTGTACCCCGAACTGGATATCGCAGCGCTGGGCGAGGAAATTATCTCGCTGATGTATTTGGATCAACGCTGCTTTATGCCTGAGGCTCATAAAAACCTCTGGGACGAAAGTAGCGTGATGGTGATCAGCTATGGCGATTCGATTTTGCGTGAGGGTGAATGGCCGCTGCATACCTTGCACGATTTTTTGCGCAAAGAGTTAAAGGGGCTGCTCAGTGGCGTGCATATTTTGCCGTTTTACCCTTACAGCTCCGATGATGGTTTTGCGGTGATCAATTATGTAGAAGTGAATCCATCCTTGGGTGAATGGCAGGATGTGAGCGCCATTGCCCGCGACTTTGATTTGATGGCAGATCTCGTGATTAACCACTGTTCTAGCCGCAGTCAGTGGTTTGAAAATTTTAAGCAGCGCAAGGACCCCGGCCAACATTATTTTGTTGAGGCTGATCCGCAGCTGGATTATTCCGCCGTGGTGCGGCCGCGGACGAGTCCATTGTTGGCAGAGGTGCAGACCCTGGATGGCAAACGCCATGTTTGGTGTACCTTTAGTCACGATCAAGTGGATTTGAATTTTCAAAACCCCGATGTGCTGTTGGAGTTTATTCGTATCGTTCGGCATTACCTGGATCAGGGGATTAAAATTTTCCGTCTTGATGCGGTGGCCTTTCTTTGGAAGGTGCCGGGCACAAGCTCACTAAACCTTGATGAAACTCATGAGGCGGTTCGCTTGCTGCGGACCGTTATTGAGCACGCCGCCCCCGACGCCATTATCATCACGGAAACCAATATTCCGCTGCGGGAGAATCTGGCGTATTTTGGCAACGCCAATGAGGCTCATCTGGTTTATAACTTTTCGCTGCCGCCGTTGCTGCTTAACACCTTGGTCAGCGGCAGCTGCCGGGCGCTAAAATCGTGGATGATGGGGATGCCCGCCGCCCAAGACGGCACGACCTATTTTAATTTTATTGCTTCACACGACGGCATTGGGCTGCGCCCGGCTGAAGGCTTGCTGAGTGATGATGAGCTGGGCGATTTAGTGAAGCTGATGCAGGAAAGTGGCGGCAAAGTGTCTTGGCGGGCATTGGGTAACGGCGAGAATCGCCCCTACGAAATTAATATCAGCTTGTTTGACGCCATGCGGCGGCGTATGGACCAGGGTGCGGGTAGTGACGAAGACGGTTATCAGGAGGCGCGGTTTCTTTGTGCCCATGCCTTAATGCTGGCCATTCAAGGTTTGCCAGCGTTTTATATTCACAGTTTGCTGGCAACAGAAAATGATGAAAAACGGGTGTTGCATACCAGTCACAATCGCTCTATCAATCGTCACCAGTGGCAGTTAGAGGAGTTGGAAGAAAAACTGGCGTCATCGACCCATCACGCTAGAATTTTTGCCGAGTTGAAGACCTTGATTGCGCTGCGCGCCAAGCAACCGGCATTTCATCCCAATGCCGCCCAGTATCCTCTGCACCTGGGGGACCAGGTGTTTGGTATTCGCCGGGAAACCCGCAGCAAAGATGAGCGCCGTTCTCAAACGATTCTGGCCCTGTACAACGTCAGCGCGGAGGTACAAAAAATTCCGATGGCGGAGCTGAACTTGGGCGAAGCGACATGTTGGCGTGATTTGTTTAGCGGCGCCGATGTGGTGGGGGATGATGGCCATCTCCGGTTGCCGCCTTATGCGTATTGCTGGCTTGAAGCTCAGTATTAA